In Citrus sinensis cultivar Valencia sweet orange chromosome 2, DVS_A1.0, whole genome shotgun sequence, a single genomic region encodes these proteins:
- the LOC102615268 gene encoding UPF0481 protein At3g47200, whose protein sequence is MESKDHASVDVEKLAESLSGNFKTMRCPSSESICIYRVPQSMRCDHPSDYTPMIISIGPLHHGNPELQAMEEHKLRYLRHFLQRTEVSMTRFVAFIKEKEAKLRNCYAETIHLGSDEFVTMILLDSVFIIEFFMRSYGPTLIIDDDPLFTESGLGFLGLQIQADLYLEENQLPLFILSELLDLAKTATYNGDIYEGISLMIVAHSWFSAHIPLKIVTEDLIGVQFSKAKHFLDLIILCLHSLQPPPSVAQSEFNYQNMPGAKELHRVGVEFKPRSYKNLLDIKFYKGTLEIPFFRLFDRTERFYRNLLIFENMHVYPVKYFNDYVIIMSYFLVTPRDADLLIQNGIIGLGDSEKLSTVFRSLIKDCLKSPDFLYADLVKVIQAYCKLPTHRWKANLKQNYFNTPWASISVIAAVILLLLTVTQTICSIIAL, encoded by the coding sequence ATGGAAAGCAAGGACCATGCATCCGTTGATGTGGAGAAGTTAGCAGAATCTTTGAGTGGGAATTTCAAGACCATGCGTTGTCCCTCTTCCGAATCGATTTGCATCTATAGAGTTCCTCAGAGCATGCGGTGTGACCATCCAAGTGATTACACTCCAATGATAATTTCAATAGGGCCGCTTCATCATGGTAACCCAGAGTTACAAGCCATGGAAGAGCATAAGCTAAGATACCTGCGTCACTTTCTCCAGCGAACTGAGGTAAGCATGACGCGTTTCGTCGCatttataaaggaaaaggAAGCAAAATTGCGGAATTGTTATGCAGAAACCATTCATCTTGGGAGTGACGAGTTCGTTACCATGATTTTGTTGGATTCTGTCTTTATCATTGAGTTCTTTATGAGATCTTATGGGCCTACTTTGATAATTGATGACGATCCTTTATTTACTGAATCGGGGTTGGGTTTCCTGGGTTTACAAATACAAGCTGACCTGTACTTGGAGGAAAATCAGCTTCCATTATTCATTCTCAGTGAGTTGCTTGATCTAGCCAAAACAGCAACCTATAACGGTGACATTTATGAGGGAATTTCCCTCATGATTGTTGCCCATTCATGGTTCTCCGCTCATATCCCTCTTAAAATAGTTACTGAGGATTTGATAGGAGTCCAATTTTCCAAAGCTAAACACTTTCTTGATCTGATTATTCTCTGTCTTCACTCTCTTCAGCCTCCCCCGTCAGTCGCCCAAAGTGAATTCAATTACCAAAACATGCCTGGTGCGAAGGAACTTCATCGAGTTGGCGTCGAGTTTAAACCACGGTCATACAAAAATCTACTTGACATCAAATTCTACAAAGGGACTCTGGAAATTCCGTTTTTCCGTTTGTTTGATCGCACAGAGCGTTTCTACAGAAATCTTCTAATTTTCGAGAATATGCATGTTTATCcggttaaatattttaatgactATGTCATAATCATGAGTTACTTTCTGGTGACACCAAGAGATGCCGATTTACTCATTCAAAATGGAATTATTGGGCTGGGGGATAGTGAAAAGTTATCGACTGTTTTCCGTAGCCTTATCAAAGATTGTCTCAAGAGTCCTGATTTCCTGTATGCCGATCTCGTTAAAGTTATACAGGCCTATTGCAAATTACCAACGCACAGGTGGAAGGCAAATTTgaagcaaaattatttcaacacTCCATGGGCATCTATCTCTGTCATTGCAGCTGTTATTCTGCTCCTACTCACCGTGACACAAACAATTTGTTCTATCATCGCATTATAG